TAATATTAAGTAGTGTAGTCTTTCCTGTACCTGAAGGACCTAATATTGCATTAATACTATTCTTTTTTAATGACATATTAAATTTTTCAAATATCTTTTCATTCCCATACTTTTTATACACATCTATTAGACTTATCATGATATCATCTGCTTTTTTATTCATGGCATCTCCTTAAACTATGTAAATTTTTTATATAAGTTTTAAATATCACTTCAAATAATAAGCTTAATATTATAACTACAATAGTCCATGCAAAAAGTTCTTCTGTTTCTAACATGGATTTTGAATTTAAAATATTCAATCCAATTGAATATTTAGGGGTACTTAATACTTCTGATGCTACAGATACTTTAAAAGCTAATCCAAGGCACATTAATATGGAAGACTCCACATAGGTTTTTATATTTGGAATATAAATATCCTTCACTATATATATCTTTTTTACATTATATATATTTGCCATTTGTAGTAAATTTAAATCTGTAGATTTTATGCCTTCTACAACATTTGTATATATTATAGGAAAACATATTAAAATAGTTGTAAAAATAGAAACATTGCTAGCTTTAAACCAAACTAATGCAAGTATTATAATAGACATAACAGGGGTTGCCTTTATTGAGGATATTAGTGGCATTAAGATTTCTTCTAAATAAACATTTATACCAGAACATAGTCCAAGTATAATTCCTAAAAGGATTGAAAATAGTAATCCCATAACAACTCTACTTACACTACTAAATATTGTTATCCAAAAGTATTTTTGTACTATAAGATTTAATAATGAAATAAACGTAGCTTTCGGAGAAGGAAATAAAACTTGGTTATTAATGTAGAGAGACACTGCTCCCCAAATTAATAACCAAAATAAAATTATAAATGCCCTTCTATTTATTTTCATAATAGAATTTATCATCTGGTATTTTTCCTCCAACTGATTTTGGATTGTTTTTAAGTAAAATCTTATAAAATTCTTCTAAATCACCTTTAGCATCTTTTGCATCTATAAATACTATATTGCATTTTGGTATTGCCATTTCAGCAACTTTTGCCTTAGGTACTATTCCATACTTTTCAATTAATTTTGATGCTTCTTCTTTATCTTTATTTACAAAATCAACTGATTTTCTATACTTGTCTATAAATTTGTCCAATTCTTCTTTGTTTTTATCTACAAAATCTTTTTTAAATATTATTGTACCCATTATAAGCTTACTATGATTACTTGATACTTTATCCCATTCTCTTGTTAAATCAATAGGAATACTAAGGTTTTTATCTTTCATTTTAGTTATGCTAACAAATGGTTCAGGTAATACTGCTACTTTAATCTTGCTAGAAGCTATAGCTGTAGATAAATCACTATGTTGCATACTATACTCTATATTTACATCTTTTCCTTCAACTAGTCCATTTTTATTTAGTATATGTTTTAATATAAATTCAGGTGTAGCACCTTTTCCGCTAGCATATATAGTTTTTCCTTTTAAATCTTTTATAGTTTTTATATCATTTCCATTTTGAACAATATATAAAACTCCTAATGTATTTGCACCAATAAGTTTAACATTCCCTTTTGTTTTATTGTACAATACAGAAGCTAAGTTTGAAGGTACACAGGCACCATCTAATTCTCCATTTACTATTTTAGATACTATTTGATCTGGTGAATCAACTAAAGAAATTTCATAATTATCTTTGTCTTCTTCCATAAGCTTAACCATACCCATACCTGTAGGTCCTTTTAAAGTAGCTATTTTTATCTTTGCTTTTGTTTCCTCATTATGTTTAGTAGTTTCATTAGTATTCTTTGAACATCCTACAAATAAAGCGCTCATAATTACTGCTAATAATAAAAATATTGTTTTTATTTTATTTTTCATAATTCCACCTCCTATAATATTTATTATATTCCTTTCATATTAGTTTTCAACATATGAACATTTTTCCAATTAGAACTCATATAAAAATAATCCTCTAGACTATTTAATTTCCAGAGGATTATTTTTGTATGATATACTATTCAAAATATATTATATTAAGCTTTTGCTAATGTTTCTCCAAGTTCCTTGCACTTTTCAATCCCTTCATCATCAGGAGTATTATTAATTATTAAACAATCATCAACTATATTTGCTCCATAGCCTGTCATTCTTTCTTCCCAATCTTCCATCCATTCTCCATTTCCCCAACCATAAGAACCAAATAGAACTAGTTTTTTTCCTTTAATTGCTGATGAAATTGAATCTACAAATGGCTCCATTTCTGATTCTTCTAATTGCTCTGCGCCCATTGATGGACAACCAAGTCCAACTGCATCCGCATTTTCTATATCTTCAACTTTCGCTTCACTTACATTCATTAATTTAACATTTACATCATCAATTCTTGCTCCTTCTGCAACTGCATTTGCCATTGATTCTGTATTACCTGTACCACTCCAATAAATAACAACTAATTCTTTCATATCCATCCTCCTTATTGATATTGATTATCATTTTCATATTTATTATATTATTATTCTCCCAAATTGTCAACATACTAAAATAATAATTTTAATTTTTCAAGTATTCTTATGGTTATTATGAAAATTAAAAGGATATGTGATATTTTTTAAATCTATCACATATCCTTTAGCTTCAAATACAATTTTAAATTAGTTTTCTAACTTGTCAATATATTTATCTATACATTGAACCAACTCTCCTATTTCAGGCTTACTTAACTGTTCATCTGCCCCAACTTCTTCTCCTTTATGTCTTAATCCATCAGTTATTAATGATGAAAATATTATAACAGGTAATTTACGTAAAATAGGGTGCTCTTTTATTTTTCTTGTAAGAGTATGTCCATCCATTTGAGGCATTTCTATATCAGTAATTAAAAGTTGAACATCTTCTATAAAACATTCTTTTTTAGTTTCAGCCAAATTATATAAATAATTTAATGCTTGTTTTCCGTCATTAAATAATTTTAAATTTTTAAATCCAGCTTTTGTTAAAGTATCTTTTAGTAGTTTTCTAATTAACGCGGAATCATCAGCTAATATAATTTTTATATTAGATCTATCTTTATAATCTATATTTACAACTTTCTCCTCACTAATACCTGCACTTGGATTTATATCTGTTACTATTTTCTCAAAATCTAATAACAATATTATTCCACCATTTAAAAGAATATTTCCTGTAACCAATGAATTAGCTGATAAATCATCTGGCTTTACTATAGTATCCCATTTGATTCTATGAACAGCAACGATATCATCTATATTA
This Clostridium novyi NT DNA region includes the following protein-coding sequences:
- a CDS encoding ABC transporter substrate-binding protein; its protein translation is MKNKIKTIFLLLAVIMSALFVGCSKNTNETTKHNEETKAKIKIATLKGPTGMGMVKLMEEDKDNYEISLVDSPDQIVSKIVNGELDGACVPSNLASVLYNKTKGNVKLIGANTLGVLYIVQNGNDIKTIKDLKGKTIYASGKGATPEFILKHILNKNGLVEGKDVNIEYSMQHSDLSTAIASSKIKVAVLPEPFVSITKMKDKNLSIPIDLTREWDKVSSNHSKLIMGTIIFKKDFVDKNKEELDKFIDKYRKSVDFVNKDKEEASKLIEKYGIVPKAKVAEMAIPKCNIVFIDAKDAKGDLEEFYKILLKNNPKSVGGKIPDDKFYYENK
- a CDS encoding ABC transporter permease is translated as MINSIMKINRRAFIILFWLLIWGAVSLYINNQVLFPSPKATFISLLNLIVQKYFWITIFSSVSRVVMGLLFSILLGIILGLCSGINVYLEEILMPLISSIKATPVMSIIILALVWFKASNVSIFTTILICFPIIYTNVVEGIKSTDLNLLQMANIYNVKKIYIVKDIYIPNIKTYVESSILMCLGLAFKVSVASEVLSTPKYSIGLNILNSKSMLETEELFAWTIVVIILSLLFEVIFKTYIKNLHSLRRCHE
- a CDS encoding flavodoxin, which produces MKELVVIYWSGTGNTESMANAVAEGARIDDVNVKLMNVSEAKVEDIENADAVGLGCPSMGAEQLEESEMEPFVDSISSAIKGKKLVLFGSYGWGNGEWMEDWEERMTGYGANIVDDCLIINNTPDDEGIEKCKELGETLAKA
- a CDS encoding chemotaxis protein, giving the protein MDNGILLESGTGELEILEFVINNKHYAINVIKVKEVVEVDNLTELPDSHPAIAGLILCRDEIITLIDLRYILNGQKSEKTKSKVIICEFNQIKVAFNIDDIVAVHRIKWDTIVKPDDLSANSLVTGNILLNGGIILLLDFEKIVTDINPSAGISEEKVVNIDYKDRSNIKIILADDSALIRKLLKDTLTKAGFKNLKLFNDGKQALNYLYNLAETKKECFIEDVQLLITDIEMPQMDGHTLTRKIKEHPILRKLPVIIFSSLITDGLRHKGEEVGADEQLSKPEIGELVQCIDKYIDKLEN